Proteins encoded within one genomic window of Prauserella marina:
- the hsaC gene encoding iron-dependent extradiol dioxygenase HsaC, whose amino-acid sequence MGIRSLGYLRIEATDMAAWREYGLKVLGMVEGQGRDPDSLYLRMDDFPARLVIVPGEADRLAQAGWEAANAAELDDVRARLTSHGVPFKEGTSEQCADRGVQELIAFDDPSGNTLEVFHGVALQHRRVVSPYGHTFVTGEQGLGHVVLSTHDDEAALRFYRDVLGFRLRDSMRLPPQLVGRPADGDPAWLRFFGCNPRHHSLAFLPMPTPSGIVHLMIEVASTDDVGLCLDRAKRREIPMSATLGRHVNDLMLSFYMKTPGGFDVEFGCEGRQVDDERWIARESTAVSLWGHDFSVGASGNS is encoded by the coding sequence ATGGGTATCCGTTCGCTCGGTTATCTGCGCATCGAGGCGACCGACATGGCGGCGTGGCGCGAGTACGGCCTCAAGGTGCTCGGCATGGTGGAGGGGCAGGGCCGCGACCCGGACTCGCTTTACCTGCGAATGGACGACTTCCCGGCGCGGCTGGTGATCGTTCCCGGCGAGGCCGACCGGCTCGCGCAGGCTGGCTGGGAGGCGGCCAACGCGGCGGAACTCGACGACGTACGCGCGCGCCTGACCTCGCACGGCGTCCCGTTCAAGGAGGGAACGAGCGAGCAGTGCGCCGATCGCGGGGTGCAGGAACTGATCGCGTTCGACGATCCCTCTGGCAACACCCTTGAGGTCTTCCACGGCGTCGCGCTGCAGCACCGCAGGGTGGTCAGTCCCTACGGGCACACGTTCGTGACCGGGGAACAGGGCCTCGGTCACGTCGTACTGTCCACTCACGACGATGAAGCGGCACTGCGGTTCTACAGGGACGTGCTGGGATTCCGGTTGCGGGATTCGATGCGGCTGCCCCCGCAGCTCGTCGGGCGGCCCGCCGACGGCGACCCGGCGTGGCTGCGGTTCTTCGGCTGCAACCCGCGTCATCACAGCCTCGCGTTCCTGCCCATGCCGACACCGAGCGGCATCGTGCACCTCATGATCGAGGTGGCAAGCACCGACGACGTCGGCCTGTGCCTCGACAGGGCGAAACGACGTGAGATTCCGATGTCGGCGACCCTGGGCAGGCACGTCAACGACCTGATGCTGTCGTTCTACATGAAGACCCCCGGCGGGTTCGACGTGGAGTTCGGCTGCGAGGGAAGGCAGGTCGACGACGAACGGTGGATCGCGAGGGAGAGCACGGCGGTGAGCCTGTGGGGACACGACTTCTCCGTCGGGGCCTCAGGAAACTCATGA
- the hsaB gene encoding 3-hydroxy-9,10-secoandrosta-1,3,5(10)-triene-9,17-dione monooxygenase reductase subunit: MIREGAAESTVESLDPGGEVVDPAGFRSVLGHFCTGVTIVTAADDEGRPAGFACQSFAALSLDPPLVLFCPAKGSRTWPLIERIGRFAVNVLADDQRELSARFGRSAPDKFDAVPWRPAPSGAPLLGGALTWVDCRLDAVHEAGDHYVVVGRVTALGAVSRGRPLLFYRGTYTVTEQESPPGVPAWPRPDDWF; this comes from the coding sequence ATGATCCGCGAGGGAGCCGCAGAGTCCACTGTGGAGTCCCTGGATCCCGGTGGTGAGGTGGTCGATCCGGCCGGATTCCGTTCGGTACTCGGTCATTTCTGTACGGGAGTGACTATCGTGACCGCGGCCGACGACGAAGGGCGGCCCGCGGGCTTCGCCTGCCAGTCGTTCGCTGCGTTGTCGCTCGACCCGCCGCTCGTGTTGTTCTGCCCCGCCAAGGGTTCGCGTACCTGGCCGCTGATCGAACGGATCGGCCGGTTCGCGGTGAACGTGCTCGCCGACGATCAGCGGGAGCTGAGCGCGCGGTTCGGCAGGTCGGCTCCCGACAAGTTCGACGCGGTGCCGTGGCGGCCCGCGCCGAGCGGCGCACCGCTGCTCGGCGGGGCACTGACGTGGGTCGACTGCCGGCTCGACGCGGTACACGAGGCGGGCGACCACTACGTGGTGGTCGGCAGGGTCACGGCGCTCGGCGCGGTGTCGCGGGGACGGCCGTTGTTGTTCTACCGCGGCACCTACACGGTGACCGAACAGGAGTCGCCGCCGGGCGTGCCCGCCTGGCCTCGGCCGGACGACTGGTTCTGA
- a CDS encoding SDR family oxidoreductase translates to MSTRVAVVTGAGSGIGRQIALSLLGAGYSVALAGRRERPLRDTVAAAGGTGDSTEVVPADVTDDEAVARLFDRVAERWGRVDVLVNNAGTFGAPGSVDTLSAADWRATVEVNLTGMFLCAHHAVRLMKAQDPQGGRIINNGSISAHVPRPDSVAYTATKHAVTGLTKSISLDGRAFGIACGQIDIGNAATDMTAGIATGARQADGSVRPEPTFDVSHVGDAVLAMANLPLSANVGFMTIAATAMPFIGRG, encoded by the coding sequence ATGAGTACGCGTGTGGCGGTGGTGACCGGGGCCGGGTCGGGAATCGGAAGGCAGATCGCGCTGAGCCTGCTCGGCGCGGGGTACAGCGTGGCGCTGGCCGGCAGGCGCGAACGGCCGCTGCGGGACACCGTGGCCGCGGCGGGCGGCACCGGCGACTCCACCGAGGTGGTCCCGGCCGACGTCACCGACGACGAGGCGGTCGCGCGCTTGTTCGACCGGGTCGCCGAGCGCTGGGGCAGGGTCGACGTGCTCGTGAACAACGCGGGCACCTTCGGTGCGCCCGGCTCGGTCGACACCCTGTCCGCCGCGGACTGGAGGGCGACCGTCGAGGTCAACCTCACCGGCATGTTTCTGTGCGCGCACCACGCCGTGCGACTCATGAAGGCACAGGACCCGCAAGGCGGGCGCATCATCAACAACGGTTCGATCTCCGCGCACGTGCCCCGGCCGGACAGCGTCGCCTACACGGCGACCAAACATGCCGTCACCGGTCTCACCAAGTCGATTTCCCTCGACGGGCGGGCTTTCGGCATCGCGTGCGGGCAGATCGACATCGGCAACGCGGCGACGGACATGACGGCGGGGATCGCGACCGGCGCGCGGCAGGCCGACGGCAGCGTCCGGCCGGAGCCGACGTTCGACGTCTCGCACGTCGGCGACGCGGTGCTCGCGATGGCGAACCTTCCGTTGTCGGCCAACGTCGGCTTCATGACCATCGCGGCCACCGCGATGCCGTTCATCGGGCGAGGCTGA
- a CDS encoding steroid 3-ketoacyl-CoA thiolase — protein sequence MGDPVIVEAVRTPIGKRRGWLAGVHAAELLGVAQSALLERAGIDPALVEQVIGGNVTQAGEQAGNVTRTAWLHAGLPQQTGATTIDAQCGSAQQALHLVCGLISAGAIDVGIACGVEAMSRVPLGANTGENAGSRRPQSWTIDLPDQYTAAERIAVRRGFDRADIDAFGLASQHKAAIAWEEGRFAREIVPVKAPVLDETGAPSGETRLISRDQGLRETTAEGLAKLSPVLDGGVHTAGTSSQISDGASAVLVMDSRVAEKLGLRPRARVLAQALVGAEPYYHLDGPVQATTRVLSRTGLGTTDIDLFEVNEAFASVVLSWQHMHQADPARVNVNGGAIALGHPVGNTGTRLLTTALHELERRDAATALVTMCAGGALSTATILQRL from the coding sequence GTGGGTGACCCGGTCATCGTCGAGGCGGTACGCACTCCCATCGGCAAACGCCGAGGCTGGCTGGCCGGTGTCCACGCCGCCGAACTGCTGGGCGTGGCACAGTCCGCGCTGCTGGAACGCGCGGGTATCGATCCCGCACTTGTCGAGCAGGTCATCGGCGGCAACGTGACGCAGGCGGGCGAGCAGGCGGGCAACGTCACGCGCACCGCGTGGCTGCACGCCGGGCTGCCCCAGCAGACCGGTGCCACCACCATCGACGCCCAGTGCGGTTCCGCCCAGCAGGCATTGCACCTCGTCTGCGGGCTGATCTCGGCCGGCGCGATCGACGTCGGCATCGCTTGCGGGGTCGAAGCCATGAGCAGGGTGCCGCTCGGCGCCAACACCGGCGAGAACGCGGGATCCCGGCGACCGCAGTCCTGGACCATCGACCTGCCCGACCAGTACACGGCGGCCGAACGCATCGCGGTGCGCAGGGGATTCGACAGGGCCGACATCGACGCCTTCGGCCTCGCCTCCCAGCACAAAGCCGCCATCGCATGGGAAGAGGGCCGCTTCGCCAGGGAAATCGTGCCGGTCAAGGCGCCCGTACTCGACGAAACCGGCGCGCCGAGCGGCGAGACGAGACTGATCAGCAGGGATCAGGGGCTGCGGGAAACGACGGCGGAAGGACTCGCGAAGCTCTCCCCTGTCCTCGACGGCGGTGTGCACACCGCGGGCACGTCATCACAGATCTCGGACGGCGCCTCGGCCGTGCTGGTGATGGATTCGCGGGTGGCGGAGAAGCTCGGGCTGCGGCCACGAGCGAGGGTGCTGGCTCAGGCGCTCGTCGGCGCTGAGCCCTACTACCACCTCGACGGGCCCGTGCAGGCGACCACGCGCGTACTGTCCAGGACCGGGCTCGGCACCACCGACATCGATCTCTTCGAGGTCAACGAGGCGTTCGCCTCGGTCGTGCTGTCCTGGCAGCACATGCATCAGGCCGATCCCGCGCGCGTCAACGTCAACGGCGGGGCCATCGCGCTGGGCCATCCCGTCGGCAACACGGGAACCCGCTTGCTCACCACCGCGCTGCACGAACTCGAACGCAGGGACGCCGCGACGGCATTGGTCACCATGTGCGCGGGAGGAGCGCTGTCCACGGCGACCATCCTGCAACGGCTCTGA
- a CDS encoding cytochrome P450 encodes MSSSLLPTGFDFTDPDLYATRLPLEEFALLRRTAPVWWNPQSHNKAGFGDDGFWVVTRLEDVKAVSRDSELFSSQEKTAIIRFDETMTKEGIEANRLVLLNMDAPQHTKLRRIVSKGFTPRAIGKLEDTLRERARHIARAAKEKGSGDFVADIACELPLQAIAELIGVPQDDRLKIFDWSNQMIGYDDPEYDVDPLTASAELVGYAWNMAEERRGCPMDDIVTKLIQADVDGEALSSDEFGFFVILLAVAGNETTRNAITHGMKAFLDHPDQWELYKRERPKTAPDEIVRWATPVVSFQRTATADTELGGQHIRKGDRVGMFYSSANFDPEVFEEPEKFDILRKDNPHVGFGGTGSHYCIGANLARLEIDLIFNAIADEMPDIRELAPPDRLRSGWLNGIKHYQVAYE; translated from the coding sequence ATGAGCTCGTCGCTACTGCCCACCGGATTCGACTTCACCGATCCCGACCTGTACGCGACCCGGCTGCCGCTGGAGGAGTTCGCGCTGCTCCGGCGGACGGCGCCGGTGTGGTGGAACCCGCAGTCGCACAACAAGGCCGGGTTCGGCGACGACGGGTTCTGGGTGGTGACCCGCCTCGAAGACGTCAAGGCGGTGTCGAGAGACAGTGAACTGTTCTCCTCACAGGAGAAGACCGCCATCATCCGGTTCGACGAGACGATGACCAAGGAAGGCATCGAGGCCAACCGGCTGGTCCTGCTCAACATGGATGCCCCGCAGCACACGAAACTGCGCCGGATCGTGTCGAAGGGGTTCACGCCGAGGGCCATCGGCAAACTGGAGGACACGCTGCGGGAGCGGGCCAGGCACATCGCGAGGGCCGCGAAGGAGAAAGGCTCAGGCGACTTCGTCGCCGACATCGCCTGCGAACTTCCCTTGCAGGCCATCGCGGAGCTCATCGGGGTCCCGCAGGACGACCGGCTCAAGATCTTCGACTGGTCCAACCAGATGATCGGCTACGACGACCCCGAATACGACGTCGACCCGCTCACCGCCTCGGCCGAACTCGTCGGCTACGCGTGGAACATGGCCGAGGAACGGCGCGGTTGTCCCATGGACGACATCGTCACCAAACTCATTCAGGCCGATGTGGACGGTGAGGCGCTCTCGTCGGACGAGTTCGGGTTCTTCGTGATCCTGCTCGCCGTCGCGGGCAACGAGACTACGCGCAACGCGATCACCCACGGAATGAAGGCATTCCTCGATCACCCCGACCAGTGGGAGCTCTACAAACGCGAGCGCCCCAAGACCGCGCCTGACGAGATCGTGCGCTGGGCGACCCCCGTGGTTTCCTTCCAGCGCACGGCGACGGCCGACACCGAACTCGGCGGCCAGCACATCCGCAAGGGCGACCGGGTGGGCATGTTCTACAGTTCGGCCAACTTCGACCCCGAGGTGTTCGAGGAGCCGGAGAAGTTCGACATTTTGCGGAAGGACAACCCGCATGTCGGGTTCGGCGGCACCGGATCGCACTACTGCATCGGCGCCAACCTCGCGAGGCTGGAGATCGACCTCATCTTCAACGCCATCGCCGACGAGATGCCGGACATCAGGGAACTCGCGCCGCCCGACCGGCTGCGTTCCGGCTGGCTCAACGGAATCAAGCACTACCAGGTCGCCTACGAATGA
- a CDS encoding helix-turn-helix domain-containing protein: MSPDAHGEVVMASPHQHPGPGTVVRVARTALNWSQAELGRRCGYSASQVSRWETGRMPLRDVELLRTLAKVLALPPAAFGLGDTTERPSRTATTARNRVGRVTTPPTEEDDPVRRRAFLQLAALTGSTFAWPMAAHATEVDPAAVLASRLGDVLLGSAQSDEPTTGVGVLSEALAVAQQEFTACRYLPLASRLPALITAAEASSAQRPEPHTQRVLAESYNLATRALIKLETSGLEWLSADRALRAARTAEDSLTLVEAQRLVASVARRAGHHDRAQNLTLAAASYLDVAGPRPVPEHLAMYGTLHLSAAYAAARAGNRERASDLLAKAEVTANRLADDHDRHRTLVANLVSHKVSAAYVLGDAGTALAHARSLPLAAIPTTERRARLLVDAAQAWAQWDKPDQAYRTLLAAERTAPGEVRTRNAVRRLVTDLMESSKHAAMPGLPKLAQRVHAVV, translated from the coding sequence ATGTCACCTGACGCGCACGGCGAAGTAGTCATGGCTTCGCCACACCAGCACCCCGGTCCCGGCACGGTTGTCCGAGTCGCCCGCACCGCCCTGAACTGGAGTCAGGCCGAACTGGGCCGCCGCTGCGGCTATTCAGCGAGCCAGGTGTCCCGCTGGGAAACCGGCCGAATGCCGCTGCGGGACGTGGAACTCCTGCGCACCCTGGCCAAGGTGCTCGCCTTACCACCAGCGGCATTCGGGCTCGGCGACACGACCGAACGACCTTCCCGGACAGCCACCACGGCGAGGAATAGAGTGGGCCGGGTCACGACCCCACCTACGGAGGAGGACGACCCGGTGCGCCGACGCGCGTTCCTCCAGCTCGCCGCCCTTACCGGCAGCACGTTCGCCTGGCCGATGGCGGCTCACGCCACCGAGGTCGACCCCGCCGCGGTGCTTGCCAGTCGGCTTGGTGACGTGTTGCTCGGTTCCGCGCAGTCCGACGAGCCGACCACGGGAGTGGGTGTTCTGAGTGAGGCCCTGGCCGTGGCCCAGCAGGAGTTCACCGCCTGCCGCTACCTCCCGCTCGCGTCGCGGCTACCCGCGTTGATCACCGCCGCCGAGGCCAGCTCCGCCCAGCGGCCCGAGCCGCATACGCAGCGGGTACTCGCCGAGTCTTACAACCTCGCTACCCGAGCGCTGATCAAACTGGAGACCTCCGGCCTGGAATGGCTATCGGCTGACCGTGCCCTGCGCGCCGCTCGAACCGCCGAGGACTCCCTTACGCTGGTCGAGGCGCAGCGACTGGTCGCATCGGTTGCCCGCCGCGCCGGCCATCACGACCGCGCACAGAACCTGACCTTGGCCGCGGCGTCCTATTTGGACGTTGCAGGGCCACGCCCAGTACCCGAACACTTGGCGATGTACGGCACGCTGCACCTGTCGGCCGCCTACGCCGCCGCCCGCGCCGGCAACCGCGAGCGAGCGAGTGACTTACTCGCCAAAGCCGAGGTCACCGCGAACAGGTTGGCCGACGACCACGACCGGCACCGTACCCTGGTCGCGAATCTGGTCAGTCACAAGGTTTCCGCAGCCTACGTACTCGGTGACGCTGGTACCGCGCTCGCACACGCGCGCAGTCTGCCCTTGGCCGCGATCCCCACCACCGAACGTCGTGCGCGGCTGCTCGTGGACGCCGCGCAGGCGTGGGCGCAGTGGGATAAACCCGACCAGGCATACCGAACCCTGCTCGCGGCCGAGCGCACCGCGCCTGGCGAGGTACGCACCCGCAACGCCGTCCGGCGACTGGTTACCGACCTCATGGAATCGTCCAAGCACGCCGCGATGCCGGGGCTACCCAAACTTGCCCAGCGGGTCCACGCCGTCGTCTGA